Proteins from a single region of Bremerella sp. JC817:
- a CDS encoding YjfB family protein — MTSVEGIAGQASAIQQSQVKNQVDVAVAKKTLDAQKQIGDAAVQLIESAARISKAPGTGNLINTSG, encoded by the coding sequence ATGACGAGTGTAGAAGGTATTGCGGGGCAAGCTTCCGCGATTCAGCAGTCGCAGGTCAAGAATCAAGTCGATGTCGCCGTGGCCAAGAAGACCTTGGACGCCCAAAAACAAATTGGCGACGCCGCGGTGCAGTTGATTGAAAGCGCTGCCCGAATCAGCAAAGCACCTGGTACCGGCAACTTGATCAACACCAGCGGCTAG
- the ilvD gene encoding dihydroxy-acid dehydratase — MSQPLNKYSSRVTQPKSQGASQAMLYGTGLTDADMQKAQVGICSVWYEGNTCNMHLNKLGEEVKQGVVGADMVGMRFNTIGVSDGISMGTDGMSFSLQSRDLIADSIETIMGGQWYDALVAIPGCDKNMPGCLIAMGRLNRPALMVYGGTIKPGFRNGEKLDVVSAFQCYGQFLAGTITEDERKEIVRSSCPGAGACGGMYTANTMASAIEALGMSLPFSASIPAEDEGKIDECHRAGAAIRNLLEKDIKPRDIMTREAFENAMVVVMALGGSTNAVLHLIAMARSVDIDLGLADWQAVSDRVPMLADFKPSGKYVQEDLHKIGGTPAVMKYLLQEGLMNGDCLTVTGKTLAENCAEVPGFPEGQDIVRPLSNPIKKTGHLQMLFGSLAPEGAVAKITGKEGLQFSGPAKVFDSEEDMLHALEDKKIVKGDVVVIRYEGPKGGPGMPEMLTPTSAIMGAGLGSHVALLTDGRFSGGSHGFIVGHVTPEAQVGGPIALAKDGDIITIDAEKRSIDLEVSEEELAKRKEAWVAPPYKVTRGTLYKYIKNVKSASEGCVTDE, encoded by the coding sequence GTGTCCCAGCCCCTGAATAAGTACAGCTCGCGTGTGACCCAACCCAAAAGCCAAGGTGCATCTCAGGCCATGTTGTATGGAACGGGGCTCACCGACGCCGACATGCAAAAGGCCCAAGTTGGTATCTGCAGCGTCTGGTACGAAGGTAATACCTGCAACATGCACCTCAACAAGCTGGGCGAAGAGGTCAAGCAGGGCGTGGTTGGGGCCGACATGGTCGGCATGCGATTCAACACCATCGGCGTGAGCGATGGTATCTCGATGGGAACCGACGGGATGAGCTTCTCGCTGCAGTCCCGCGATCTGATCGCCGACTCGATCGAAACGATCATGGGTGGTCAGTGGTACGACGCCCTGGTTGCGATCCCAGGCTGCGACAAGAACATGCCAGGCTGCTTGATCGCGATGGGCCGTTTGAATCGTCCAGCATTGATGGTTTACGGCGGGACCATCAAGCCAGGCTTCCGCAACGGCGAGAAGCTAGACGTCGTTTCGGCATTCCAGTGCTATGGTCAGTTCCTGGCCGGCACCATCACCGAAGACGAACGTAAGGAAATCGTTCGTAGTTCGTGCCCAGGGGCCGGTGCCTGCGGCGGTATGTACACGGCCAACACCATGGCTTCGGCGATCGAAGCACTGGGCATGTCGCTCCCCTTCTCTGCCAGCATCCCAGCTGAAGACGAAGGCAAGATCGACGAATGCCACCGCGCGGGTGCCGCCATTCGCAACTTGCTGGAAAAAGACATCAAGCCACGCGACATCATGACCCGCGAGGCGTTCGAGAACGCGATGGTGGTCGTCATGGCATTGGGAGGTTCGACCAACGCCGTGCTGCACTTGATCGCCATGGCTCGTAGCGTCGACATCGATCTCGGCCTGGCCGACTGGCAAGCGGTCAGCGATCGCGTTCCGATGCTGGCCGACTTCAAGCCAAGCGGCAAGTACGTGCAAGAAGACCTGCACAAGATCGGCGGCACGCCAGCCGTGATGAAGTACCTGCTGCAGGAAGGTCTAATGAACGGCGACTGCTTGACGGTCACCGGCAAGACACTGGCCGAAAACTGTGCCGAGGTTCCTGGCTTCCCAGAAGGCCAAGACATCGTTCGTCCGCTGTCGAACCCAATCAAGAAGACCGGTCACTTGCAGATGCTGTTCGGTTCGCTCGCACCGGAAGGTGCCGTGGCGAAGATCACCGGCAAGGAAGGTCTGCAGTTCAGCGGCCCAGCCAAGGTGTTCGACTCGGAAGAAGACATGCTGCACGCCCTGGAAGATAAGAAGATCGTCAAGGGTGACGTCGTCGTGATTCGCTACGAAGGTCCAAAGGGTGGCCCTGGCATGCCAGAAATGCTGACCCCGACTTCGGCAATCATGGGCGCCGGCCTCGGCTCCCATGTCGCTTTGTTGACCGATGGTCGCTTCTCAGGCGGTTCGCACGGCTTCATCGTGGGTCACGTCACGCCAGAAGCCCAGGTCGGTGGCCCGATCGCGTTGGCGAAGGATGGTGACATCATCACGATCGATGCCGAGAAGCGTTCGATCGACCTGGAAGTCTCGGAAGAAGAACTCGCCAAGCGTAAGGAAGCCTGGGTCGCTCCACCTTACAAGGTGACGCGAGGCACGCTCTACAAGTACATCAAGAATGTGAAGAGCGCTTCGGAAGGTTGCGTGACCGACGAATAA
- a CDS encoding HAD family phosphatase, which produces MSSPPDFFYFDLGKVLLDFDHGIACRQLAELMGTTENVIQRDVFASGQQWKYERGEIDTQQFHRWLCERYEIEPSIEDVVYAASAIFQPMPEVIEIAQALNGAGHRLGILSNTCDAHWQYCLDRPYSFLDELFSVHALSFRLGCAKPESAIYEKAAQLCESDPKKVFFVDDRSENVEGAVSAGYDAILFQDAAQLRAELHARGVHL; this is translated from the coding sequence ATGAGTTCCCCACCCGATTTCTTTTACTTCGATCTGGGCAAGGTGCTGCTCGATTTCGATCACGGGATCGCCTGCCGACAACTGGCAGAGCTGATGGGGACCACTGAAAATGTTATCCAGCGCGACGTCTTCGCGTCGGGGCAGCAATGGAAGTACGAACGTGGCGAGATCGACACGCAACAGTTTCATCGATGGCTCTGCGAGCGGTACGAAATCGAGCCTTCGATCGAAGATGTTGTCTATGCGGCCTCGGCGATCTTCCAGCCGATGCCCGAGGTGATCGAGATTGCCCAGGCCTTGAACGGGGCTGGGCATCGCCTGGGAATCTTGTCGAATACCTGCGACGCGCACTGGCAGTATTGCCTCGATCGCCCTTACTCTTTTCTCGATGAACTGTTCTCGGTTCATGCACTCAGCTTTCGGCTGGGATGTGCCAAACCGGAGTCGGCAATTTACGAAAAAGCCGCACAACTGTGCGAATCAGACCCCAAAAAGGTCTTTTTTGTGGATGACCGCAGCGAAAACGTCGAGGGTGCCGTTTCTGCCGGTTATGACGCCATCTTGTTCCAAGATGCGGCTCAATTGCGTGCCGAGTTGCATGCTCGGGGAGTCCACCTGTAG
- a CDS encoding peptidase has product MKRQIGSLLTLGVVWLCLPVVAMATIVELKNGMRLEGSVGKIASMSDDPLKTPTAGAVDNQLIVFVDNDLKRTFVSTYQVQDVQEAASTPVERVKIDQRVASSGRTVHAVGEGIRITPWDEFGRRIYSMQTARGQIDVIQGITEITPQWTRVEGLMADDPYVWDMRIRTSNIPREKLSAILMRRIDPSNASQRLQIVRLYLQAERYRDAAAELSALMNDFADLKAQFGKQLDELYQLSATTLIDEVELRKETGQHNLAYGMLNKFPEDKVASSTLLRVKQMLTEYQTAYERRDKMFTLLKDHLAAFEDPTLKPLVEKAVAEIEAELNINNMDRLGPYQRLSDDQKLKVGEKLSLAISGWILGANDSTENLAVALSVYEARDLVSEYITNNPGVNRQAILDKLKGMEGGVPAYVAKILLNMKPPLGNAAPETASEIAGYYLMRVPGVPGRSDFFYYVQLPQGYDPYRKYPTIVTLHGAGTTAEQQIDWWAGTHSEKAKIRTGQAARNGYIVIAPMWAEEHQFEYNYSAYEHASVLFSLRHALRHFSIDTDRVYLTGHSMGGDAAWDIGLAHPDLWAGVIPIVAQADKYVARYWENARDVPMYFVCGELDGSKREINSRDFDRYLTKTNFDTMIVEYRGRGHEHFQDEIPDIFEWMSLHKRQFFPKEFEVVSMRPWDNFFFWLEVSDFPERSLVLPANYPEPKKSPVKIAGKVLATNGVLVTSGTGKAIIYLTPDLVNFDERMTVTYGGRNYGGNVVPSTEVMLEDARTRADRIHPFWAKVDTSER; this is encoded by the coding sequence ATGAAACGACAGATCGGCTCACTTCTGACGCTCGGCGTGGTTTGGCTCTGTCTTCCGGTGGTTGCCATGGCTACGATCGTGGAACTGAAAAACGGCATGCGGCTGGAAGGCTCGGTCGGCAAGATCGCCAGCATGAGCGACGATCCACTGAAGACCCCCACCGCCGGCGCGGTCGACAACCAGTTGATCGTCTTCGTCGATAACGATTTGAAACGCACGTTCGTCTCGACCTACCAGGTGCAAGACGTGCAAGAGGCCGCATCAACGCCCGTCGAACGGGTCAAGATCGACCAACGCGTGGCAAGTTCCGGGCGAACGGTTCACGCGGTCGGGGAAGGGATCCGCATCACGCCCTGGGACGAATTCGGTCGACGCATCTATTCGATGCAGACCGCCCGGGGGCAAATCGATGTGATCCAGGGCATTACGGAAATCACCCCGCAGTGGACGCGCGTCGAAGGTCTAATGGCCGATGATCCTTACGTCTGGGACATGCGAATCCGTACCAGCAACATCCCGCGCGAAAAGCTCAGCGCGATTTTGATGCGCCGAATCGATCCAAGCAACGCTTCGCAGCGTCTGCAGATCGTGCGTCTTTATCTGCAAGCAGAACGGTATCGCGATGCGGCCGCGGAACTGAGCGCGCTGATGAACGACTTCGCGGATTTGAAAGCTCAGTTCGGCAAGCAGCTTGATGAACTGTATCAGTTAAGCGCCACGACGCTAATCGACGAAGTGGAACTGCGAAAAGAGACCGGGCAGCACAATCTTGCCTATGGCATGCTGAACAAGTTCCCTGAAGACAAGGTCGCCAGTTCGACGCTCCTGCGGGTCAAGCAGATGCTGACCGAGTACCAGACCGCGTATGAACGTCGCGACAAGATGTTTACGCTGTTGAAGGATCACCTGGCAGCGTTTGAAGATCCGACGCTCAAGCCATTGGTCGAGAAAGCAGTTGCCGAGATCGAAGCGGAGCTGAACATTAACAATATGGATCGCCTCGGACCTTACCAACGGCTTTCGGACGACCAGAAATTGAAGGTGGGCGAAAAGCTCTCGCTGGCGATCAGTGGCTGGATTTTGGGAGCGAACGATTCGACCGAGAACCTGGCGGTCGCTTTAAGCGTGTACGAAGCCCGCGACCTGGTTAGCGAGTACATCACGAACAATCCTGGCGTCAATCGCCAAGCGATCCTCGACAAGCTGAAGGGGATGGAAGGTGGTGTTCCGGCCTACGTCGCCAAGATTCTACTGAACATGAAGCCGCCGCTGGGCAATGCCGCTCCGGAAACCGCTTCCGAGATCGCCGGCTATTACCTGATGCGTGTCCCTGGCGTTCCAGGCCGGTCAGACTTCTTTTACTACGTACAGCTTCCGCAAGGCTACGATCCATATCGCAAGTATCCAACGATCGTCACGCTGCATGGTGCCGGTACGACCGCCGAACAGCAGATCGATTGGTGGGCCGGAACGCATAGTGAGAAAGCGAAGATCCGCACCGGTCAGGCCGCGCGCAACGGCTACATCGTCATTGCTCCGATGTGGGCCGAAGAGCATCAGTTTGAATACAACTATTCTGCCTACGAACATGCCTCGGTGCTGTTCAGCTTGCGACATGCACTACGGCACTTTTCGATCGATACCGACCGTGTCTACCTGACCGGACACTCGATGGGTGGCGACGCTGCTTGGGACATTGGTTTAGCGCATCCTGACCTATGGGCTGGAGTGATTCCGATCGTTGCCCAAGCCGACAAGTACGTGGCACGCTATTGGGAGAATGCCCGCGATGTACCCATGTATTTCGTTTGCGGTGAACTGGATGGCAGCAAACGCGAGATCAACTCGCGTGACTTCGATCGTTACCTGACGAAGACTAATTTCGACACGATGATTGTCGAATATCGTGGTCGCGGCCATGAACATTTCCAGGACGAGATCCCTGATATCTTCGAGTGGATGTCGCTTCACAAGCGGCAATTCTTCCCGAAAGAGTTCGAGGTGGTCTCGATGCGTCCTTGGGACAACTTCTTCTTCTGGCTGGAGGTGAGTGACTTCCCCGAGCGAAGCCTCGTGCTGCCGGCGAACTATCCAGAACCGAAGAAGTCGCCCGTCAAGATTGCCGGCAAGGTACTCGCGACGAATGGTGTGCTGGTCACCAGCGGAACCGGGAAGGCGATTATCTATCTGACGCCAGATCTGGTGAACTTCGACGAGCGAATGACAGTGACCTACGGCGGGCGAAACTATGGCGGCAACGTCGTTCCGTCGACCGAGGTGATGTTGGAAGATGCCCGCACGCGAGCCGATCGGATTCATCCCTTCTGGGCGAAGGTCGATACGAGCGAACGCTAG
- a CDS encoding HAD-IA family hydrolase translates to MPVQCVIFDLDGTLVDSETVGSQVLLEMFPDLDDTLDSISERYRGWRMANILADIEQRLGRKLPESFEHDYRQLAAVRLEEGLRPMPGVREMLDQLTLPSCVASNAPPEKIALALRIGGLSDYFGERMFSCYTVGAWKPDPQIFLHASQAMGFAPQQCVVVEDSDVGVAAGVAAGIPVLRYDPIGKYESSDAVQCFDQMAKLLPLIAGL, encoded by the coding sequence ATGCCTGTTCAATGTGTCATCTTTGACTTGGACGGTACGCTGGTCGATAGCGAGACCGTCGGTTCCCAGGTCTTGCTGGAAATGTTCCCTGATCTCGACGACACGCTCGATTCGATCTCGGAACGTTACCGCGGTTGGCGGATGGCGAACATTCTGGCCGATATTGAACAGCGTTTGGGCCGGAAGCTTCCGGAAAGCTTCGAGCACGACTACCGCCAGTTGGCGGCTGTCCGTCTGGAAGAAGGGCTCCGCCCGATGCCAGGCGTTCGCGAGATGCTCGATCAATTGACGCTCCCGAGCTGTGTCGCCTCGAATGCCCCGCCAGAGAAGATCGCGTTGGCGCTGCGGATTGGTGGCCTGAGTGACTACTTCGGCGAGCGGATGTTCAGTTGCTATACGGTTGGGGCCTGGAAGCCAGATCCCCAGATCTTTCTACATGCCAGTCAGGCAATGGGCTTCGCGCCGCAGCAGTGCGTGGTGGTCGAAGACAGCGACGTCGGTGTCGCAGCCGGCGTAGCGGCAGGCATCCCTGTGCTGCGGTACGACCCGATCGGCAAGTACGAGTCGTCCGACGCGGTGCAGTGCTTCGATCAAATGGCCAAGCTTCTACCGCTGATCGCAGGGCTCTAA
- a CDS encoding DUF1080 domain-containing protein, whose protein sequence is MRITPLLLLGCLLAVGVPSIVSAQNDDLLFDKTSFAGWEGNLDWFRIENDSVVAGRLDQDIPRNEFLCTEQEFADFELTLEAKLVGDGKNAGIQFRSKRIPDHHEVIGYQCDMGWQGDKPIWGSLYDESRRRKFLAEGDTEKLRKEIAGKEFIPLKIRAQGKHIQIWVGSLKTVDYHEADDNIPQSGIIGLQIHSGPKCEAWYRNIRLKKL, encoded by the coding sequence ATGAGAATTACGCCCCTCCTGCTACTCGGCTGCCTTTTGGCAGTCGGAGTGCCGTCGATTGTTTCGGCCCAGAACGACGATTTGCTTTTCGACAAGACTTCCTTCGCGGGCTGGGAAGGAAACCTCGATTGGTTCCGCATCGAGAACGATTCGGTCGTTGCAGGACGCCTTGATCAAGATATCCCCCGCAATGAGTTTCTTTGTACCGAGCAAGAGTTTGCGGACTTTGAATTAACGCTCGAAGCGAAGCTCGTGGGCGATGGAAAGAACGCGGGAATCCAATTTCGCAGCAAGCGGATTCCAGACCATCACGAAGTGATCGGATACCAGTGCGACATGGGCTGGCAAGGCGATAAGCCGATCTGGGGATCGCTGTACGACGAATCGCGACGTCGCAAATTCTTGGCGGAAGGCGATACCGAGAAACTGCGGAAAGAAATCGCCGGCAAAGAGTTTATTCCCCTGAAAATCCGGGCCCAAGGCAAACATATTCAGATCTGGGTTGGCAGTCTGAAGACGGTCGATTATCACGAAGCGGACGACAACATTCCTCAGTCAGGGATCATTGGTCTCCAGATTCATTCCGGGCCAAAGTGTGAAGCCTGGTATCGCAACATCCGTCTTAAAAAGCTCTAA